The region AGGGGAGTTGTTTTTTGTTGCTAAAGAAATGTTGCGCCTGCATGAAGAAGAAGGCATCCGTTATGAAGATATGGCAGTGACGGCACGCAGTTTGGACCCGTATAAAAATTTATTGCCGGCTGTTTTTAAACAAAATCTTATTCCGTTGAATGCCTCTTTTTCTCAGCCGGTATCTGCTTATCCGTTAGGTGTGTTTTTGCATAATTTATTGAATTTGTCGCGCAGCGGTTTTGGCAGGGAAGAAGTGCTATCTGTTGTGCAATCCCCTTATTTTAAACAGAAGAATAATTGGCGTTATTTGGTGTTTGAGTGCCAAGCACAACGAGATTTCTCGCAATGGGCAGATTTGTTGCGTCCATCATTACCTCATTATGATGCTTCTTTTTTGAAATGGTTAGAGCAAACCAAAGCCAATTTGGAATTTTTAGAAACATCATTAGATTGGGAATTGCTGTGTAAGCACGTACAGACCTTCTTAGAAAAAAATATTGATTTTTCTTCTTTTTCCGCTCAAGAACATTTGATTTGGCGTCAGTGGGAGCAAGGATTAAAGAGTTTGCTTCGTTTTTCATGTGTATCCAAACAAGCAGATAAAAATGAATTTTTAGACGAATTAATGTCTATGTTTAAGCAACTTGGCATTCATGAGGTGATTCAAACTTCAGGCGGTGCGACGGTTGTTGATGTAATGAATTTGCGTGGGTTGAGTTTCAAAGTTTTATTTGTGTTGGGATTAAATGAAAAGAAATTTCCTCAAGTTTTGCGCGAAGACCCGATGCTGAAAGATTATTACCGCCGTATTTTGCGGGATCAGTTGGGGTATTGGATCAATCAAAAAATGGAACGTTTTGATGAGGAGAGATTACTCTTTTTCTGCACGATAGAAGCAGCCAAGCAAAAAATTTATTTCTCTTATTTGCGTTCGGACCAAGACGGAAAACCGATGATTGTTTCCGGTTATTTGGCAGAAATTGGCCGCCTTTTACAGATTCCTTTGGAAAGTGAAAAAATAAAATTTATTACTGCGCGCAAAACACAACGCCTAAAACAAGTTAACCCAACTTTTTTAACGCAAAAAGAGGTGACTTTACTGCTGGCTACTCAAAATGCTACGTCAGAAGAATATGAGCAAACGGGGTTATTAAGTAAGGAATTGGAAAATTGCTTATTTGCGGCAAGGCAGGTGGCTGGCATCGGAGCAGGAAACGCCTATGATGGATTGGTGAAAAGTGGTGCAGATATTTTTCAAGCGCAAAATACGGCAGGTTTTTCGCCGTCTGCGTTGAAAGATTTGGCTCTTTGTCCTATGAAATATTTTTTTAACAAGGGGCTTGGCTTGCGCGAACGGGAAGATGTTTTTAGCCGCAGCGAATTGGCGGCTAATTTGCGCGGGGATATTTATCACGAGTCCTTGATGGACTATTATACCCTTTTGAATCAGCAAGGCTTGACAGGACAATTGTTTGAAACGGCTTTAAAAGAAAGAGTCTGCCAAAGTTTACAAAATCATTACGATAAAAACAGTTATAAATGGTTTGGGATATATCCTGTTATTTGGGATTTAATTTTAACCGATATTCAAGAAAAATTGGCTTGCTTTGTAGTAAAAGATGCCGAATATTTGAAAGGCTTTGTTCCGCAAATTTTTGAAACGTCATTTGAAAAAATCTATGCCCCTTCACCTCAACTTCGCCTTAAATTAAAGGGAACGGTGGACAGAATAGATATTGATTGGAAAAACAAAAGATTTCGTGTTTTAGATTATAAATCCAGTCTTTCCGGCAAGAAAGGCCTAGCGGAGATTATGTTTAAACAGGTGATTTTGCAACCGTTTATTTATCTGATTTTGGCATCGGAACAACCTCAAACGAAAGGTTTGCAAAAAGACGGTGCCGCCCTGTTGGGTATTAACAAGGGGTATGCTCGTCAAGAATTATCACAAAGCGATTTTGAGAACATTTCTTCCAAAGCGGCGGATTTTTTCTCCCTGCTTATGAAATTAATTGTATCCAGTTGCTTTTTTATCAATCCTTCCGATCATTGTCAATACTGTGCTTATCAAGCCATTTGCCGAAAGGATAATTTTCGCAGTTTATTACGCTCACGCCATACCAAAGAGTTCCATTTATTGCAGGAGGCCAAGCAATGACCATTTTAACGGAAGACCGGTTTCGTGTTAGGACTCATTTGGGTGTAAATATGGTGGTGGAAGCCGGTGCCGGTACGGGGAAAACCACCCTCTTGATAGATCGTTTATGCTTTGCATTGTTGGCGCAAGGTATTGCCGCGCCGAGATTGGTGGCTCTTACATTTACGGAAAAAGCAGGAGCAGAAATCAAAACCCGTTTAATTAACAAATTACAGGCTGTTTTGCGTGCATTGCGAACTGAACAACCGGAGGAGACCCTGCAAGTTTTGTTGGAACATTTTGCCATTTCTAAAGAGGTTATTTGGCAACGGGCGGAAGCAGCTTTAAATCAATTGGACCGTAGTCCCATCGGTACGATACATTCTTTTTGCTCCGAAATACTGCGTTCTTATCCGCTGGAGGCAGGACTGCCGCCGAATGCGGATATTGATAGCGGCCCCAGAGCAAAAGGCATTTTTGAAGAAGAATGGTATCGTTTTTTGGACCAAGAATTAGGGCTACAGTCTACACGTGCTGCCAAGTGGAAAGAAATTTTGCCTCATATTACTTTAAACGATCTTTGCCAATGCGCGCGCCAAATGTGTAGTGGTAAAATCGAACAGTATGATTATTTTTCTCAGAAAGAAAAAATAATGTTAGTTTGTCAGGAAAGTGCCAAACAAGCCCAATATTTATCGCAAGCATTTTTGGAAGGCAAGAAAAAACCTCGTGCGTTAGAATTGGCTTTACAACAGGCTCAACGCAGATTTCTGCAGGCAGCACATTGGTTGCAAACGCAAGAGTTGCCGGAAGAAGAAAAAACAATATCCGTCGGAAGTGTACCTACTAATTGGGAACAGGAAAGTGTAGAAAAAGCACGCGCTTTATTGCGCTTTTCAGCGGCGGTAGATCCTTTTGTTCAACAGCGTATTTTAACTGCTTACCAATTATTGGCTCCTTTAGTTCAAAAAGTGCGTGGCCGATGCAAGGCCGAAGGAATTTTAAGTTTTGATGATTTAATTATCAAAACGCGGAGTTTGCTTAAAAATAATTTGCAAGTTCGACGGAAATTACAAGAATCCTTTGACGTATTTTTTATTGATGAATTTCAAGACACCGATCCTGCTCAGGGAGAATTGTTATTGTTTTTAGCAGAAGAAAAAGGAAATGGCGCAACAACCTGGCAAGAGGTAAAATTGGAAAAAGGAAAACTTTTTGTGGTGGGAGATCCCAAACAATCCATTTATCGTTTCCGCGGTGCCGATATTACGGCTTATGAATTATTTACAGACCTTATTTTAAAACAAGGTGGAGAAAAAGCCTATCTGCGTCAAAATTTCCGAAGTGAGCGGGAAATTGTGGCCTTAGCTAATGACGTGTGTTCTGTAGTAATGGTGGAAAAACCAGCTTTTCAACCTTTTTACGAGCCCATTTTTACCGCCAAACAAGATCTTTCTGCTGCGGCTGAATTGGTATTGATAAAAAAGAGCGAAGATTTGTCTGCCGAGGATTATCGTGAAAATCAAGCACGTTTTATTGCCTCCTGGATTGAAGAAAACGTGGGCAAAATGAGCCTGCGTGACGGACGGAAACTAAGTTATAAAGATATAGTCTTACTTTTTTCTTCCCGCACGCAGTTGACTCCTTATATCCATGCTCTGCGTCGATCCAATATTGCGTTTTCTATAGAAGAAGACCGAGATTTTTATCATCGGCAGGAAGTGAATGATTTGTTAAATTTGTTGCGTTGTATTAATGATCCGGAAGATAAAATAGCCTTAGCCGGAGTAATGCGCAGCCCGCTGGGAGCCTTAACGGATGAAGAATTGTATCAGGCTTATAAACGCCGAGAGCAGGATTATCGAATGCCCAGCGAAAATGAAAAAGTAGAGCAACTGTTTAGTCAACTTCGTTATTTTTCTGCTTGTGCCGGCAAAACCCCTTTACCTCAATTTTTAAGAGAATTGTTGGAAAAAACCTTTTTATCAGAAGTTTCCTGCATTGCTTACGACGGAGAGAGAAGCATTGCTACATTAGAAAAAATAGTGTCTTTGGCTGAGGGCCACTCTTTAGAAAAACCCGCTACTTTGGGGCAATTTTTAAGCAGAATTGATGAGTTGATGCAGCAAGAGTTAAGTTGGTTGACGGCTTTATCTGAAAAAGAAGCCACCGATGCTGTCAACATTATGACGGTGCATAAGTCAAAAGGGCTTGAATTTCCGGTAGTCATCTTGGCCGATATTTCTAAGCAAGAGGCGTCTTCCAACAAAAAATCCGACTATTTATATTCTTGGCAGTATGACTTGCATGGTTTGAGAGTCGGGAAGTATCCGGATATGAACTTGGCATGGTTGGAAGAAGAACAAATTTTGCATGCTCAATGCGAGCAAGTGCGTCTTTTGTATGTGGCTTTGACGCGTGCCCGAGAAAAAATAATAGTGGTAGGAAATGAAAAAAGCGAAACGAAAACAACGGCTTCCATGTTTATGAAAGCGGGTCGCTTTCCTCAAGAAGATCAAAAAGAAACAATTTTAGGATTAGAAGATGGTTTGCGTGTGCGTTATGAAACCCCACGCAATCCGGCTACATTTATTTACCAGCAAAAAACGGATATATTATCTCCTGAGAACAAACTTTTACTTCAGCATTGGCCGTCTGCCTATGAGAAACGTCAAACGCAATACCAACAGCACTTACAGCAGATATTGCCGCAAAATCCATCAGACTTGGCAGATGCGCGTTTGCAAGATCAAGATGCGATGGATTTGGGTACGGTCATTCATACCGCTTTGGCTCATATTTGGCAACAAAAAAAAGGAGTCGAAGATGCTATTTATTGTGCTTGTATGAGTCTGGATAGGGCAGATTTGATCTTTCCGGCACAAAATATTTTAAAGCCTTATGTTCAATCGGATCTTTTTGATACATTGAGATCTATGAAAACATGGGGAGTGGAAATGCCGTTTTTTCAACGTCTTGAGCAAGGCACTTTACGCGGGGTAATTGATTTATTGTTAGAGGATGATAAAGGATTATTGTGGGTAATAGATTATAAAACAGACCAAATCTCAGAAGAAAACCTTATACAAAGCGCCCAAAAGTATGCCGCGCAATTAAGTGCATATAAACAGGCAGTTGAGGCGTTGTATCCCTCTAAAATTGTGAAAAGTGCAGTAATTTTTGTGCGAAATATGAAAATGATAGAACTCTAAAATTGGTAAAATTTAATAAATATCTTAGGAGGATGTATGTTTAATAAATTAGGACAATTGAAAGATTTGTGGAATTTGAAAAACCAAATCCAAGAAATTAAAAAACGCTTGGATAATATGGTAATTAAAGTGGATAGTCCCAATCATATTTTTGAAGTGACTATTTCCGGTTCTCAAGAAGTTAAAGAAGTAAAAGTAAATGAAAATTTCAAAAGTTTTTCTCAAGAACAATTGGGCGAAGAATTAAAAACGGTTATTAATAAAGCCATACGCGAAAGCCAAGCCTTAGCGGCTCAAGCGATGGGCAACATGGCCGGCGATTTGCCTAACGCTTAATATATTTATGACTGCGCCGCTCTCTATAGCTTGTGAAAAAATATCCTCTTTAGTGTTGGGTACGTGGGCTTTGGGCGGCGGCAGTGATTGGGGGGAAATGCCTGTGGCAGAGGCCCAACAATTACTGTATGCAGGATTGGAAAAAGGTATTTATCAGATAGACACATCGCCTGTATATGGTTGGGGTGAGTGCGAGAAAAGGTTAGCAGAAATAATAAAGCCTTTCCGTCAGCAGGTGTTTTTAGCCAGCAAGTGTGGGATTTGTTTAAACAAATCTAACCGTCCGGATCATGATTTAAGCCCCGCTTCTATCATTAGCGAATGTGAAACTTCTTTAAAACGTCTTAAGACCGATTATTTGGATTTATATCAACTCCATTGGCCTGATGTTAAAACTCCGCTAGAAGATAGTTTGTCTGCTTTAATTCGTTTGAAAAAAGAGGGAAAAATTCGTTCCATCGGTATATGTAATTTCCCATTAGCGCTTTTGCAGAAGGCCTGTCAATGCGCGCCTATTGAGTATGTGCAATATCAACTGTCTTTGTTGGCTGCTTATCCAACGGAAATATTGGATTTTTGTTCTCAAAATAAAATTGCTTTTTGGGGATATGGCGTATTGGGCGGAGGTATTTTAAGCGGTAAATATCAAAAAGAGCCTAATTTCCGGCGCGCAGATGCCCGTAAATATTTTTATCCGTATTACACCTCAAACAGGTTTATAAAAGCGCAAGAAACGGCAAAACGGGTAAAAGAAATAGCTGCTAAAAAAGGCATTTGTGCCGCAGCGGTGGCCTTATCTTGGGGGCTAAAACAATCTGGAGTCAGAGCCATTATGTTCGGGGCGAGAAATAAGCAGCAAGTGCTGCAAAATATACAGGCTTTAAAAGTTGAATTAACCGATGAGGAAAAGGAGTTTTTACAACATGGGTAAGGTGGAAGAAATTGTTAATTACTTAAATGCTATTTTGCCTGAATTGGGGGTTAATAAACAACGGGAATTATCTCGTTTGATTTATGAAATCTGCAAGCGGGACGGAATTGCTGCAGAAGAAGCATTGCCTGTAGAAAAAAACCTGAGTTTTGAACGGGCCAAAAAAATATTGCTTAAAAAACGCTATCCCTGTAGTTTTTCCACCGCTGCCAAAAGTGCATTTTATTTGCCTAAGTTGGAGTTTGACCCTGCTCAAAAGGCTGATTTACAAGAAAAACCTTTTTCTCCCAAACATGTTTATATCGAAAATAGTGTAAAAGACTCCGCTTTAGCGCAGCGCGCTAAAAAAATGTTTCCGCAGGCGGAGTTTTATGTTTGGGACGGTAAACAAAAGGTAGGTTCTGCTTATTTTTCTCGTCGAACAGATACATTGCTTATTCATCAAGAAAAGTATGATTTTTTAAAACCATGTCCCTGTTCTCAAGGGAATGCCGGTTGTGGATATAATTTGATTAATCTCGGTTTTGGTTGTCGTTTTGAATGTGAGTATTGTTTTTTGCAACAGTATCAAAATTTACATGCGGTTTTATTACCGGCTAATGTACAAGATTTTTTGGATAAAATTGATCAAGCCCAATTTAGAAAAGGTCCTTTTGATCGTGTGCGTATCGGAAGCGGTGAGTTTACAGATTCTTTGGTTTTTGATGAACTGACCCAATACAGCCATGATTTGGTGCCTTTTTTTAAACAAAGACCGCATTTGCAGTTTGAATTTAAAACCAAAAGTACCTGTATTAACGGACTATTAAAAGAGGGGGGTGCTGAAAATGTGGTAATCAGCTGGTCTGTAAATGCACCCAAGTTTATAGAACAGGTGGAGCATTTTACCCCGTCTTTAACGCAACGTTTATCTGCAGCTAAGCAGGTGGCTCAAGCAGGGTATAGACTTGGTTTCCATTTTGATCCGGTCGTTCCGTTTGAAGGGTGGAAAGAGGCTTATTTAGCCGCCGCAGAACAAATAGCGGACAGTGTACCAAATGAAAAAGTGGCTTGGATTAGTGTTGGGTTATTGCGTTTTTCCAGAGAATTGAAAAAAGTGGTAGAGAATAGATTTCCCGAAAATTGGATTCTAGACGGAGAGTTTCTTTTAGAGTTTGATGGGAAAATGCGTTATCCGGAATCTTTGCGCCAAGAAGCGTATGAATTTTTTATTGCCCATCTGAAAAAATTATTTCCTCAAACAAAGGTATATGTTTGTATGGAGAAACCGCATATTTGTTCTTGCAGTTTATAAAAAACCCCGAGTTATGCTCGGGGTTTTTTTTAGAAAATATTTTATTTTATTAATTTGTTGATTTCGTCGCGGTATTGATCAGCCAAAGTGTCGGAATAACCGCCCCAAAATTTCACTAATTTGTGTTTGCCGTTGAAGAGCATAATATGCGGAAATCCTTGTACCCCTAAATCTTGGGCGGTTTGGCGTCCGTTATAAAGAATTTTGCTCTTTAAGTTGTATTGTTTGATAATTTCTTTGACTTTGGCTTCGTCAGAATCTACGAAAACACCTACCACTTCTACTTTATCTCCAAATTCTTTGTTGGCTATTTCCAAAGCGGCCAAAGATCTTTTACACCAGCCACAATAGCTGGCCATTACAGCGATCAAGATGGGCTTTCCTTGTTGTTCGGCAGAGGTCCATACAGTTTCTTGGCCGGCAACAGGCAAAGAAACATTAATTTGCGGCGGTTGCGGTACTTCTACGCAAGCACCAAGCAGCATAGCAGCAGACAACGTTAAAAATAAGGCTTTTATTTTCATATTCTCCCTCTAAAAGTAAGATACTTACATTGTACTTAAAATAAGAGCAATAAAAAAGTGTTTTATCAAAAAAATTGTCTAATAAAAACCCCTACTTTTTGAAGTAGGGGTTTACTTTAGTTATTTAACGACCTGTTAAAATATGCCAAATAGAAGTTTTAGAAATCTTAAATTTGGGAAGTATTTTTTGGCGGAGCTGTTCTAAAGAAAGGGTTGGATATTCTTTGCGCATTTGCTTAACGTAAGCGATTTTATCCGGACCAACCAAATAATGGCGGGCCAACGGATGCTTGTCAGATGAAGTTGCGTTTACGACTCTTGATTTCCAAACAGCCATCAAGGAACGAGAAACACCATATTTCTCATTCATTTTTTTCCAACCATGCTTTTGGTAATATTTCCAAATAGCTTCTTTTTCTTCAAGGGTTCTAATGTTGTATTTAGTCATACGCATAATATATAAATTTTTAAAATTTTTGTAAATGATTTGTGGTGTGCAAAACTTCTATCCAAAGTTTTTTCTGCTATGCGCGGTGGCAAAGGTAGTTTTTGAGAATAGGTGATTGGAGTACGATGTAAGAAAAAGTTTATATAAACAAAGATGGAGAGAGTTTGACAGAAACAAAAAAGCACCTTTTCAGATGTAATATTTTGCCGACATAGAAGTGAAAAGAGGCCTCTTTTGGATTCGTTTATAGAGCGTGCTAAAGAGATACGGATACTTTGACAGCTACCGGCAAGGTCATAAGGTGTAGCTGGCCTTTTACATAGTCACCCGATAAAACAGAGACGGTCAAAGGCAATAACAAAGTTTTTAGTTTCATTACAATTTCTACTTTTTTAGATTTTGCTCTGCTATTACGCAAATCCAAGGTACAATTTGAAGAATATATAAGGTCCAAAAAATTCTTATTATAATTGTGAA is a window of Elusimicrobiaceae bacterium DNA encoding:
- a CDS encoding TlpA family protein disulfide reductase — its product is MKIKALFLTLSAAMLLGACVEVPQPPQINVSLPVAGQETVWTSAEQQGKPILIAVMASYCGWCKRSLAALEIANKEFGDKVEVVGVFVDSDEAKVKEIIKQYNLKSKILYNGRQTAQDLGVQGFPHIMLFNGKHKLVKFWGGYSDTLADQYRDEINKLIK
- a CDS encoding UvrD-helicase domain-containing protein — translated: MTILTEDRFRVRTHLGVNMVVEAGAGTGKTTLLIDRLCFALLAQGIAAPRLVALTFTEKAGAEIKTRLINKLQAVLRALRTEQPEETLQVLLEHFAISKEVIWQRAEAALNQLDRSPIGTIHSFCSEILRSYPLEAGLPPNADIDSGPRAKGIFEEEWYRFLDQELGLQSTRAAKWKEILPHITLNDLCQCARQMCSGKIEQYDYFSQKEKIMLVCQESAKQAQYLSQAFLEGKKKPRALELALQQAQRRFLQAAHWLQTQELPEEEKTISVGSVPTNWEQESVEKARALLRFSAAVDPFVQQRILTAYQLLAPLVQKVRGRCKAEGILSFDDLIIKTRSLLKNNLQVRRKLQESFDVFFIDEFQDTDPAQGELLLFLAEEKGNGATTWQEVKLEKGKLFVVGDPKQSIYRFRGADITAYELFTDLILKQGGEKAYLRQNFRSEREIVALANDVCSVVMVEKPAFQPFYEPIFTAKQDLSAAAELVLIKKSEDLSAEDYRENQARFIASWIEENVGKMSLRDGRKLSYKDIVLLFSSRTQLTPYIHALRRSNIAFSIEEDRDFYHRQEVNDLLNLLRCINDPEDKIALAGVMRSPLGALTDEELYQAYKRREQDYRMPSENEKVEQLFSQLRYFSACAGKTPLPQFLRELLEKTFLSEVSCIAYDGERSIATLEKIVSLAEGHSLEKPATLGQFLSRIDELMQQELSWLTALSEKEATDAVNIMTVHKSKGLEFPVVILADISKQEASSNKKSDYLYSWQYDLHGLRVGKYPDMNLAWLEEEQILHAQCEQVRLLYVALTRAREKIIVVGNEKSETKTTASMFMKAGRFPQEDQKETILGLEDGLRVRYETPRNPATFIYQQKTDILSPENKLLLQHWPSAYEKRQTQYQQHLQQILPQNPSDLADARLQDQDAMDLGTVIHTALAHIWQQKKGVEDAIYCACMSLDRADLIFPAQNILKPYVQSDLFDTLRSMKTWGVEMPFFQRLEQGTLRGVIDLLLEDDKGLLWVIDYKTDQISEENLIQSAQKYAAQLSAYKQAVEALYPSKIVKSAVIFVRNMKMIEL
- a CDS encoding aldo/keto reductase; the protein is MTAPLSIACEKISSLVLGTWALGGGSDWGEMPVAEAQQLLYAGLEKGIYQIDTSPVYGWGECEKRLAEIIKPFRQQVFLASKCGICLNKSNRPDHDLSPASIISECETSLKRLKTDYLDLYQLHWPDVKTPLEDSLSALIRLKKEGKIRSIGICNFPLALLQKACQCAPIEYVQYQLSLLAAYPTEILDFCSQNKIAFWGYGVLGGGILSGKYQKEPNFRRADARKYFYPYYTSNRFIKAQETAKRVKEIAAKKGICAAAVALSWGLKQSGVRAIMFGARNKQQVLQNIQALKVELTDEEKEFLQHG
- a CDS encoding YbaB/EbfC family nucleoid-associated protein, with product MFNKLGQLKDLWNLKNQIQEIKKRLDNMVIKVDSPNHIFEVTISGSQEVKEVKVNENFKSFSQEQLGEELKTVINKAIRESQALAAQAMGNMAGDLPNA
- a CDS encoding exodeoxyribonuclease V subunit gamma; this encodes MKLFYAPLRALEQKFIEYILNLQIGPEQGGLVLCPSQRVASYLQGLLLKHKPVIGNLAFKTIGQLMKELDQENIPNRKPLLPADQLQDYLLKKLLLRPDLNRYPPTPGIISALKSSLRDLADALVEPEVLYEHWLSLPEFSLMEEQAHLKWLLDIYRAYLGEMDKISNYRSYAQYFSQVLRAAENSAYLKGFKQIIVYGFYEFTGRQLELFNVLRRNYALSVFWVYAQHPAFAYGKKFFESNLLGLAQTVEEVNENWAELACNSAAEYLFSGRETEKTVENMQIVSSPDLEGELFFVAKEMLRLHEEEGIRYEDMAVTARSLDPYKNLLPAVFKQNLIPLNASFSQPVSAYPLGVFLHNLLNLSRSGFGREEVLSVVQSPYFKQKNNWRYLVFECQAQRDFSQWADLLRPSLPHYDASFLKWLEQTKANLEFLETSLDWELLCKHVQTFLEKNIDFSSFSAQEHLIWRQWEQGLKSLLRFSCVSKQADKNEFLDELMSMFKQLGIHEVIQTSGGATVVDVMNLRGLSFKVLFVLGLNEKKFPQVLREDPMLKDYYRRILRDQLGYWINQKMERFDEERLLFFCTIEAAKQKIYFSYLRSDQDGKPMIVSGYLAEIGRLLQIPLESEKIKFITARKTQRLKQVNPTFLTQKEVTLLLATQNATSEEYEQTGLLSKELENCLFAARQVAGIGAGNAYDGLVKSGADIFQAQNTAGFSPSALKDLALCPMKYFFNKGLGLREREDVFSRSELAANLRGDIYHESLMDYYTLLNQQGLTGQLFETALKERVCQSLQNHYDKNSYKWFGIYPVIWDLILTDIQEKLACFVVKDAEYLKGFVPQIFETSFEKIYAPSPQLRLKLKGTVDRIDIDWKNKRFRVLDYKSSLSGKKGLAEIMFKQVILQPFIYLILASEQPQTKGLQKDGAALLGINKGYARQELSQSDFENISSKAADFFSLLMKLIVSSCFFINPSDHCQYCAYQAICRKDNFRSLLRSRHTKEFHLLQEAKQ